The following coding sequences are from one Capsicum annuum cultivar UCD-10X-F1 chromosome 3, UCD10Xv1.1, whole genome shotgun sequence window:
- the LOC107863867 gene encoding myosin-binding protein 1: MAAGGISSVKQRNPWRFMTVLSCAACEWFLMFMLFLDAALSYLITKFSSYYELQTPCMLCSRFDHILGDKKNGCYKRNLCRNHKEDISFQLFCHIHGNLADVRAMCEECLVSFATENIRVRESEHLIDKLWNKSFIPTSPGPWSCSCCQKTWRARSSAQRLLQLTSVGFGASKANVKPPLPWAPGRSRFSRRDSFKKIRDKISGPESPRTRASALDPLSHVGYTELKITSDSESEIQISDDDDGCSATRGKNDSRSEDNVRHGKGITNKRGTEPVSPENQPHQSTESKPSLLDQPMQQTASSGKSVSCQTSDDFIGHGLAELDWESLSPKAGASMLPAFISSYNITPSPNLLEDHHHTSGEFSKSNMFLPRVSDLSALSEIISVTNISSSSSIEIHETELTEANDEGNILTEKNNARPPDHLDDSAPSLSNQKNQADISVLGNRGRKLSDRLGEPSAISDSANAGEGTKSLPQLSTSGVDELQTASLRNHHVDDCQKSDPSSSDGVHMLQTSSFMERDDSTIAGEGMKSLPQLSTSGKDELQTASLRNHHGDNHQRSDASSSDGVHMLHTSTFMGRGDSANAGEGMKSLPQLSTSGMDELQIASLRNHDHGDEHQRSDASRSDGVHMLQTSTFMGRDDSGNESVDGLSVSEIEGESTVDRLKRQVEHDRRYVNALYKELEEERSASAIATNQAMAMITRLQEEKASLHMEALQYLRMMEEQAEYDMEALERANDLLAEREKELQDLEEELILYRNNLPDELAAEDPRKENKYLKGENVLNENHSLENVENKLSGSSDSKTVKVSKICDKPRQFNDSMCSFEDEKLRILKHLENLEKKLSQISARQATDNVPCNGYSERIKKDVDNQVKKQSDDGGSTNSQQEEISSSTRNDFSKSNGDSIDKPADLDVENAIVSEKRNHLDIKHAKVSLLGGEVDGAAIGNEISELSGRLQELEDDCKFLMCAFNSLQNGHEGIQLIQEIARQLQEIRKIEFSKR; this comes from the exons ATGGCTGCCGGAGGGATTTCATCTGTTAAACAGAGAAATCCGTGGCGATTTATGACAGTCTTGTCTTGTGCGGCTTGTGAATGGttcttgatgtttatgttgtttctAGACGCGGCACTGTCATATTTGATCACAAAATTTTCTAGTTACTATGAGTTGCAGACGCCGTGTATGTTGTGTTCAAGGTTTGATCACATACTTGGGGATAAGAAAAATGGATGTTATAAGAGAAATCTTTGTAGGAACCATAAAGAGGATATATCATTTCAACTGTTTTGTCATATTCATGGTAATCTAGCCGATGTCCGTGCTATGTGTGAAGAATGCCTTGTATCATTTGCTACTGAGAACATACGTGTTAGAGAGTCAGAACACTTGATTGATAAACTGTGGAATAAGAGCTTTATACCTACTTCTCCCGGACCATGGAGCTGTTCTTGTTGTCAGAAGACTTGGAGGGCTCGATCAAGTGCTCAAAGATTGCTCCAGCTAACTTCAGTTGGTTTTGGAGCTTCTAAGGCCAATGTCAAGCCTCCTCTGCCATGGGCACCAGGTCGTAGCCGTTTCAGCCGCCGTGATAGCTTTAAGAAGATCAGGGATAAAATTTCTGGGCCAGAGTCACCTAGGACAAGAGCTTCTGCTCTTGATCCCTTATCACATGTAGGATATACGGAGTTGAAGATTACTTCAGATTCTGAGTCAGAAATCCAGATTTCTGATGATGATGACGGATGTTCTGCTACTCGTGGTAAAAATGATTCGAGATCAGAAGATAATGTTCGACATGGCAAAGGGATAACAAATAAAAGAGGAACTGAGCCTGTGTCTCCAGAGAATCAACCTCACCAGTCCACTGAATCCAAGCCTTCTCTTCTGGATCAGCCCATGCAGCAGACTGCCAGCTCGGGCAAATCTGTGAGCTGTCAGACATCTGATGATTTTATAGGGCATGGCTTAGCAGAACTTGATTGGGAAAGTCTTTCTCCTAAGGCCGGTGCTTCTATGCTGCCAGCGttcatttcatcatataatattaCCCCTTCACCCAACCTTTTAGAAGATCATCATCACACATCTGGAGAGTTTTCAAAGTCCAATATGTTTCTCCCACGTGTCTCAGACCTCTCTGCACTTTCGGAGATTATATCAGTGACCAATATATCTTCTTCATCCAGTATCGAAATCCATGAGACGG AATTGACTGAAGCTAATGATGAAGGAAACATCTTAACCGAGAAGAATAATGCAAGACCTCCAGATCATTTAGATGACAGTGCTCCATCCCTatcaaaccaaaaaaatcaaGCTGATATATCCGTTCTGGGAAACAGAGGGAGAAaactatcagataggcttggagAACCAAGTGCAATTAGTGATTCTGCAAACGCTGGAGAAGGTACGAAGTCGCTTCCACAACTTTCTACTTCTGGAGTGGATGAATTGCAAACTGCAAGTCTTAGGAATCATCACGTAGATGACTGCCAAAAAAGTGATCCTTCTAGCTCTGACGGGGTACATATGCTTCAAACATCTAGCTTCATGGAGAGAGATGATTCCACAATTGCTGGAGAAGGTATGAAGTCACTCCCCCAACTTTCTACTTCTGGGAAGGATGAATTGCAAACTGCAAGTCTTAGGAATCATCACGGTGATAACCACCAAAGAAGTGATGCTTCTAGCTCTGACGGGGTACATATGCTTCACACATCTACCTTTATGGGGAGAGGTGATTCTGCAAACGCTGGAGAAGGTATGAAGTCGCTTCCCCAACTTTCTACTTCTGGAATGGATGAATTGCAAATTGCAAGTCTTAGGAATCATGATCATGGTGATGAACACCAAAGAAGTGATGCTTCTAGGTCTGACGGGGTACATATGCTTCAAACATCTACCTTCATGGGTAGAGATGATTCTGGTAATGAATCAGTAGATGGATTGAGCGTCAGTGAAATTGAGGGTGAAAGTACTGTTGATAGGTTGAAACGACAAGTTGAACATGATCGGAGATACGTAAATGCTCTTTACAAGGAACTGGAGGAAGAAAGGAGTGCGTCCGCCATTGCCACTAATCAGGCAATGGCCATGATCACTAGGTTGCAGGAGGAGAAGGCATCACTTCATATGGAGGCCTTGCAGTATTTAAGAATGATGGAAGAGCAAGCCGAGTATGATATGGAGGCACTAGAAAGGGCTAATGATCTCCTTGctgaaagggaaaaagagttgCAAGATCTGGAAGAAGAGTTAATATTATATAGGAATAATCTTCCAGATGAATTAGCAGCAGAGGATCCACGGAAGGAAAACAAATACCTGAAAGGAGAAAATGTACTAAATGAGAATCATAGTTTAGAAAATGTTGAAAACAAGCTCAGTGGCAGTTCAGATTCGAAAACTGTTAAAGTATCCAAAATCTGTGATAAACCTAGACAGTTTAATGATTCAATGTGTAGCTTCGAGGATGAAAAGCTTCGTATTTTAAAACACCTAGAGAACTTGGAGAAAAAGCTTTCTCAAATTTCTGCCAGGCAGGCCACAGATAATGTTCCTTGTAACGGATATTCAGAAAGGATAAAGAAAGATGTTGATAATCAAGTTAAGAAACAAAGTGATGATGGGGGAAGTACTAATTCCCAACAGGAGGAGATTTCTTCATCCACACGCAATGATTTTTCCAAATCAAATGGAGATTCCATTGACAAGCCTGCTGATTTAGACGTGGAAAATGCTATTGTTAGTGAAAAGAGAAACCATTTAGACATTAAGCATGCTAAGGTTTCTTTGCTTGGAGGTGAAGTTGATGGGGCTGCTATAGGAAATGAAATATCAGAGCTTAGTGGGAGGTTACAAGAACTTGAGGATGACTGTAAATTCCTCATGTGTGCCTTTAACTCGCTCCAGAATGGACATGAAGGAATACAGCTTATTCAGGAAATAGCTCGTCAGCTGCAAGAAATACGGAAAATTGAGTTTAGCAAGAGATGA